Proteins found in one Pseudodesulfovibrio sp. JC047 genomic segment:
- a CDS encoding tetratricopeptide repeat protein, which yields MSGHLDYEINKELGECYLFMGELDKAEEYYNKAVSSNGVHPDPYLGLATVAVQRGQLEDAMTMYEKAHSIEPSDKSLSGIGLIRLEKGETEEAYSLFTEAITRNPENMVALFSLVRLGHELQRLEKIVPYLEAYLEIDPDKFEVRYSLAGSLVCLDRKDAARVQLETILEADPSHEAAKEMLDQL from the coding sequence ATGAGTGGCCATTTGGACTACGAAATAAATAAAGAGCTTGGTGAATGCTACCTATTCATGGGTGAGCTGGACAAAGCGGAAGAGTATTACAACAAAGCGGTGAGTTCCAATGGGGTGCATCCTGATCCCTATCTTGGGCTGGCGACCGTTGCCGTTCAACGCGGACAACTCGAAGACGCCATGACCATGTACGAGAAGGCGCATTCCATCGAGCCGTCCGACAAGAGTCTTTCCGGCATCGGGCTTATCCGGCTTGAGAAGGGTGAAACTGAGGAAGCGTATTCCCTGTTCACTGAGGCCATAACCCGGAATCCGGAAAATATGGTCGCCTTGTTTAGTCTTGTTCGGTTGGGACATGAATTGCAGCGTTTGGAAAAGATCGTGCCTTACCTGGAAGCGTATCTTGAAATCGATCCGGACAAATTTGAAGTGCGGTATTCTCTGGCGGGAAGCCTTGTGTGTCTCGATCGGAAAGATGCGGCCCGGGTTCAATTGGAGACGATCCTTGAAGCTGATCCGTCCCATGAGGCTGCCAAGGAAATGCTCGATCAGTTATAA
- a CDS encoding IMP cyclohydrolase yields the protein MKVLPVKRAILSVTDKSGLAEFGRFLTDNDCELVSTGGTKKMLKEAGLPVTSVSDVTDFPEILGGRVKTLHPHIHGGILADKDNEGHMETLRDFGIEPFDLVCVNLYNFADAVAKGLDLKAAVEQIDIGGPTMLRATAKNFHSICVIPDPKYYPVVQKEIEENNGISLAFRKEMAALTFKLVSEYDAMITKYLSENDA from the coding sequence ATGAAAGTGTTACCTGTCAAACGAGCGATCTTATCTGTAACCGATAAGTCTGGACTCGCCGAATTCGGCCGATTTTTGACGGACAATGACTGTGAACTGGTGTCCACCGGAGGCACCAAGAAAATGTTGAAAGAAGCCGGGTTGCCGGTAACGTCCGTGTCAGACGTGACCGATTTTCCGGAAATTCTCGGTGGACGGGTGAAGACGCTGCATCCCCACATCCATGGTGGTATCCTGGCCGACAAGGACAACGAAGGACACATGGAAACATTGCGGGATTTCGGTATCGAACCGTTTGATCTCGTGTGCGTCAATCTCTATAATTTCGCTGATGCCGTGGCCAAAGGTCTGGATCTCAAAGCCGCTGTCGAGCAGATCGACATTGGCGGACCGACCATGTTGCGGGCCACTGCCAAGAATTTTCATTCCATCTGTGTGATTCCCGACCCCAAATATTACCCGGTAGTCCAAAAGGAAATCGAGGAAAACAACGGCATTTCGTTGGCGTTCCGTAAGGAAATGGCTGCATTGACCTTCAAGTTGGTCAGTGAGTACGATGCCATGATTACCAAGTACTTGAGCGAAAACGACGCGTAG
- the flgB gene encoding flagellar basal body rod protein FlgB, whose product MRQLFERHIQLTGKVMDLQLQRQNLVTGNIANLNTPGYKARSIEFEDKLQKALNQDALGKMTRTSEAHLPATFNPDGFVGDGLKDFKAREIYGQDSVDLDKEMATNAKNTMRYNALAMVIKKNFNGMGKVIMDGAK is encoded by the coding sequence ATGAGACAGCTTTTTGAACGACATATTCAATTGACAGGGAAGGTCATGGACCTTCAACTGCAACGTCAAAATCTCGTCACCGGCAACATCGCCAACCTCAACACCCCGGGGTACAAAGCCCGGTCCATCGAATTCGAGGACAAATTGCAAAAGGCCCTCAATCAGGACGCTCTCGGCAAAATGACCCGCACCTCGGAGGCACACCTTCCCGCGACATTCAACCCGGACGGATTCGTCGGCGACGGTTTGAAGGATTTCAAGGCTCGTGAAATTTACGGGCAGGATTCAGTCGATCTGGACAAGGAAATGGCCACCAACGCCAAAAACACCATGCGGTACAACGCCTTGGCCATGGTCATCAAAAAGAATTTCAATGGTATGGGTAAAGTCATAATGGACGGAGCGAAGTAA